AGCCGACACTGGCCAAAGTTGCCACTGGTGCAACCCTGAACGAACAGGAAGCCGAACAGGCATTTGATGTTTTGATGTCCGGTCAGGCAACCCCGTCACAGATGGGGGCATTTTTGATGGCGCTGCGCCTGCGCGGTGAAACCATTGATGAAATCACAGGGGCCGCCCGTGTCATGCGGGCAAAGGCCACGGGCGTTACAGCCGCCCCCGATGCCGTTGATACATGCGGCACCGGTGGTGATGGCAGCGGCACCTATAATATCTCGACAGCCGCCGCAATTGTTGCGGCTGCCTGTGGCGCAAAAGTTGCCAAGCATGGTAACCGGGCGGCATCTTCCAAATCCGGCTCGGCCGATGTTTTGGCGGCCCTTGGCGTCAATCTTGATGCCGATATGTCGCTTCTGGAAAAGTCGCTAAAGCAGATCAATCTGTGTTTCATGATGGCCCCGCGCCATCATTCGGCCGTGCGTCACGTTATGCCGACGCGTGTGGAAATGGGCACACGCACCATTTTCAACCTGCTTGGCCCGCTTGCCAACCCGGCAAAAACCAAACGCCAGGTGATTGGCGTTTTCGCCAAAGACTGGGTCGAACCGATTGCCCATGTGCTTAACCGGCTTGGGTCCCAGCATGCATGGGTTGTGCATGGCGATAGCGGCCTTGACGAAATTTCCGTTACCGGCCCGACCTTCGTCGCTGAGGTCAAGGATGGTTCCGTCACCACCTTTGAAATCAATCCGCAGGATTACGGTATCGCCCTGTCCACGATTGATGAACTGAAAGGCGGCGATGCGCACACCAACGCCACGGCGATCCAGGAATTGCTGGCTGGCAAAAAAAGCGCCTATCGCGATATTGTTCTGCTTAATGCTGCCGCCGCCCTTGTGGTAACCGGGGTTGCCAAAGATATTGCCGATGGTATTGGCCGGTGCGAAACCGCGATTGACAATGGTAGTGCTGCCAAAACACTCGAACAGTTGGTGGTAATCTCGAATGAAGGAAACGCGGCATGAGCGACGTTCTTGAAAAAATCTGCAACGACAAACGCGATCATGTCAGCGCCTGCAAAGCCCGTAAATCGCTGGCAGAGCTTTCTGCTGCGGCGGCAGCGCAGTCTGCTCCGCGTGGTTTTATCGCGTCACTTGAAAAATCAATTGCCGCTGGCCGCTATGGGCTGATTGCCGAAATCAAAAAGGCATCGCCATCAAAGGGACTGATCCGGGCTGATTTCAACCCGCCTGCACTGGCACAGGCCTACCAGGCTGGTGGGGCAAGCTGCCTTTCGGTTCTTACCGATATTCCCTATTTTCAGGGTGACGATTCCTATCTGGTGGCGGCGCGTGCCGCGGTTGACCTGCCAGTATTGCGCAAGGATTTCATGATTGACCCCTATCAGGTGACCGAAGCCCGCGCGCTTGGTGCGGACTGCATCTTACTGATCATGGCCGCCCTTGAAGACAGTCAGGCAGCAGAGCTGGAATCCCTCGCCCATGAGCTGGGTATGGATGTTCTGGTCGAGGTGCATAACGCACCGGAACTTGAGCGCGCGCTTAAACTGAAATCAAAGCTGATCGGCATAAACAACCGAAATCTAAAGACTTTGGAAGTTTCACTGACAACGACCGAACAGCTTGCAGCAATGGTTGACGATGATCGTTTGCTGGTCGCGGAAAGCGGCATTTTCACCCCGGCCGATCTCGAACGCATGGGCAAGGTTGGTGCAAAATGCTTCCTGATTGGTGAAAGCCTGATGCGCCAGGATGACGTTGAGGCAGCAACACGCACCCTGTTGGCTAAACCCGCCTGACGGATTGTGCGATCTGACCCCACGATTCTTGACCTGATCTGATCTACCCTGATCTGCCGAAACCGGATGCGATAATGACCAGCAAACTGACCCATTTTGACGAAGGCGGTAACGCCGTGATGGTTGATGTATCAGCCAAAGCCGTAACGACGCGCACCGCAACGGCCAAAGGCCGTGTGATGATGCAACCCGCCACGGCAGAACTGATTGCAAACCATGGTCATAAAAAAGGTGACGTTCTGGCCATTTCGCAACTGGCGGGCATTATGGGCGCAAAGCGCACCTCGGACCTGATTCCCCTTTGCCATCCCCTGCCTCTTGACTCGGTATCGGTCACGCTGACGCTGGCTGAAAACGAACCAGCCGTTGAAATCACCGCTACCTGCAAAACATCGGGCAAAACCGGGGTAGAGATGGAAGCCCTGACGGCAGTATCGGTTACGGCGCTGACAGTTTTTGACATGTGCAAGGCCGTTGATAAGACCATGCAGCTTACGGATATCCGCGTCGTTTATAAAGAAGGCGGAAAATCAGGCACTTTCGTTGCCGATTAACACAATTGCGGGCAATTTTCCTGGCCCCAAAACGCCGTTTATTCATCATGAAATGCGCTGATCAAATTCCTGTCGGCATTCCAACAATGCGCATGCCTGATCAGTGTTCGGTGCAAAACAGACACGTTTTTGGTGTCCTTCCCCCTTGCAAGACGCTTGACCGACGATCAGAACCAAAGTAGAACATTAATGTATTCGATTTGTTCTTATTTGGGTTTGGGAAAATGCCATGCTGACGCGCAAGCAATATGAATTGCTGGTCTATATCGACAATCACCTTCGCGATCACGGTATTTCACCTTCATTCGACGAAATGAAGGAAGCGTTGAACCTTAAATCCAAATCGGGCATCCATCGCCTGATTACCGGCCTTGAAGAACGCGGCTTCATTCGCCGCCTTGCGCACCGGGCCCGCGCCCTTGAAGTGTTGCGTCTTCCCGACAATAACGAGGATGAAGCACCGGCAACGCCCAGCAGCGCACGGGTCACGCCCATTTCATCGGCGCGGAAAACAACCCATCGTCCGGCCATGGTGCCATCGGCCTTTTCCGAAATTCAGGAAAGCGTTTCCCTGCCCCTTTATGGCCGGATTGCAGCAGGTACACCAATTGAAGCCCTGCGTGACCAAAGCACCCATGTACAGGTGCCTGCGGCCCTTCTGGGCACGGGTGAACATTACGCGCTTGAGGTTTCGGGCGATTCAATGATCGAAGCCGGTATTCTTGATGGCGATACGGTTTTGATCCAGCGTTGCGAACATGCCAATGACGGCACCATTGTTGTTGCCCTTGTCGATGACAGCGAAGCAACCCTGAAACGTATCAAGCGGGGTCTGGGCCAGGTGTTGCTGGAACCGGCCAATGCCCGTTACGAAACCCGCGCCCTGCCGCCTGAACGTGTTCAAATCCAGGGCCGGCTTATTGGCCTGTTGCGCCAGTATTAACCACACCTTTCGGGCAGATCAGCGACCGCCAATCACAATCCAGGGCCAATTACCGCTGGTCTGCCGTACCGTTTCATAATGCGCTGGTGCCTGCCCGTTTTCCAGATAAACGGCAACACCACCCTGCCACCACAAAACATCATCATCAATCACAAGCGGTGATCGGGTGCATGATTTGCGCACATGTTTCGGGAAATCCTGTTTCAGGGTCACAATCACGTCGGCATGACGACAAAGATAAAATGGATCAGAAATTTTTTCTGAAATTACAATTACTTTTCCATTCTTTTTAAGCCAGCACCTTTCAAATTCACAACGCTGATCGGCACTGATTTTGGCATCAAAACCTGTGCCAAAACGTGCATTCCAGATATCGCGGTGAAAGCTGCTGGCACGGCTGTTAAATGTCAGCCCGTCATTGTCATCCCTTACCAATGCCCAATCTTTTTGATCCCCGCCAATGAGCAGATCTGGCGTTTTCGCCGTAATGACAAAAATGACGGCGGCCCCCATTGGCACAATTGCAATTGGCCATAGCACGCGGCGCTGCCAGATCAGCACCCATAACAATGCCAGCAGAGCACAAATAACAGCCAAGGCCGATGGCTGCGCAATATGCCAAAGCCCCCAATCCTGCCCGGCTATAAAGTGCGCCAAACCAATCAACATATCCAGTCCGGGGGAAAGCACGGCAAGGGCCGCAGCCTGCAGGCCAAAAGGCAGCAAAACCAGCACTGCGACAACACACGGCATAATCCAGAATGCCATCAGGGGAATCGCAACCAGGTTTGAAATCACACCCAAAAACGAAATCCGCCCAAAATGAAACCCGATAATAGGGGCTGTTACCGCCGTCACCATGACCCCGGTGACCAGCAAAACAAAAAGATAGCGCCCTGCCCGCTGCCACAGCGGCAAATCACGCTGCCCGGCGATTAAAAGCGCCCCACGCCCCTGATAAAACGCCACCAGCACGGTGACCGCAGCAAAAGAAAGCTGAAAGCTGGCCCCTAAAATGGCATCAGGCCGCAACACCATCACCGTAATGGCGGCAATCGCGACCAGGCGAAGCGAAATGGCGCGCCGGTCCATAAGAACGGCAAACAGAACAATCGCAGTCATCACAAAGGCACGCTGGGTTGGTACCGTCGCCCCTGACAACAGCAGATACAATGCCCCAATGACAAAGCCCGCAACGGCTGCCCATTTTTTAATGGGGTGCCGTAAGGCAATGGATGGGACCAAGGCCAAACCAAACCGGACCACAAAAAACACCACGCCACATAACAGCCCCATATGCAGCCCGGATATTGCCAGCAAATGGGCCAGCCCTGATTTTCGCAAATCCTCTGCCAGATCCGGCGGCACGCCGCCGCGCTCGCCGACCAGGATGGCATTGGTCAAACCGGCCTTTACCGGCTCCAGCCCGGCATTAATCTGCGTCATAATCGTCAATCGTGTATTTTCAACCAGACCAGACAAATACTCACCCAACGTCGCATCATGGGCCGGGATGATCTGAAAACTCTGTCCAAGGGCGAAACCCGTGGCACCAATGCCATCGAAATAGAGGTTCCGGGCGAAATCCGGGTCGCCTGGCGTTTCCGGCACACTTAAGGGAAACAGCTTTGCCTTACCGGCAAAACCATCACCAGGACGTGCCACAACATCCCCCAGGACAGATATCCTGACCCTGTCGGGCACCTGTTCATCATCCAGCCCATCAATATGGGCAGGTTCCATAATCAAACGGGTGCGACCATCCCGTGGCTCAGCCGAAAGAATTTTGCCCTGCAAATCTTCGACATAAACCGGTTTGAGCAGGACTGGGCCCTGTAGCCGGTAAAGATGCGCCTGCACAACCACACCGCCCAGAATGGCGGCAGCGAACATCAGGCAACAGAAAAACGCGATAACATGATGACGACTCAGCCATAACCCGGCTGCCGCCAGCAGCAGGGCAAAAAACAACAAATAGTCCGAAGGTTGCGCCAGGAGCGAAAAATAAACCGCCTGACCCAACCCAAGGAACATGGCAAATGACAAAATCCACTTTTCACGGTCATCGGCCAACGCTGTTGCAACATGCTCAAAAACAACGTTAAGACCTTGAAAAAAAGTAATTTGCTGCCATCTTATTCGACGAATGTTTAATGGTATAGCGCGCCTCGGGCTTTTATCTATCATCCGCTGTGGTGCAACAGCATTACGAATATGATATAGCGTGCACGCCAAATGTCTTAACGACAAGCGACAACATCCAGAAAAAATGGATAAAGCGAATGACGGTTGTTACCCGTTTTGCCCCGTCTCCGACCGGGTTCCTGCATATTGGTGGTGCACGTACCGCCCTTTATAACTGGCTTTATGCCAAACATACCGGCGGCAAATTTCTGCTGCGTATTGAAGATACCGACCGGGAGCGTTCGACCCCCGAAGCTGTTGATGCGATTTTTGCCGGTTTGAACTGGCTGGGCCTGAACGCTGACGAAGAACCCGTCATGCAGTTCGCCCGCCGCGACCGCCATGCTGAAGTTGCCCATAGCCTGGTTGAAGCCGGCAAAGCATATTTTTGCTATTGCTCGCCCGAAGAACTGACCGAAATGCGCGAAAAAGCCCGCGCAGAAGGCCGCCCGATGAAGTATGACGGCCGCTGGCGCGATCGCGATGCGAGTGAAGCCCCTGAAGGTGTTAAACCTGTCGTACGCCTGAAGGCCCCACTTGAGGGTGATTCTGTTATTAATGACCAGGTTCAGGGTGAAGTACGGGTGGCGAACGACCAGCTCGACGACTATATCATCCTGCGTGCCGATGGCACTCCAACCTACATGCTGTCTGTTGTGGTCGACGACCACGACATGGGCATTACCCACGTTATTCGCGGTGATGATCACTTGACCAACGCATTTCGCCAGAAAGCGCTTTATGACGCGATGGGCTGGGATGTCCCCACCTTTGCGCATATTCCGCTGATTCACGGACCGGACGGGGCCAAACTTTCCAAGCGCCATGGGGCACTTGGGGTTGAAGCCTACCGTGACGAAATGGGTTTCCTGCCAGAAGCAATCAATAACTATCTGTTGCGTCTGGGCTGGGGGCACGGCGATGACGAAGTCATTTCTACCGACCAGGCAATTGAATGGTTTGACATTGCCGATGTCGGCAAGGGTGCATCACGTTTTGACTTCGCGAAACTCACCAATCTGAACGGAATTTATATACGTCAGGCTGATGATGCTCGACTGGCAGAGCTGATTGCACCTGCCATTGCAGCTGAAATTGGGCTTAGCAATTTAGATGCAGTGCAGAAAGAAACCTTGATCAAGGGCATGTCAGGGCTTAAAGAAAGAGCCAAGATCCTTACCGAGTTGGCTCAATCAGCCACTTTCTATGTCACAAACGGCGTACTGTCTTTCAATGACAAGGCACAGGCATTGATCGACGGAGCTCCCGCCGGATTGTTTGCTGCTCTGGCAAATGAACTGGCTGGTCTTGATACATGGCAGGAAGAAGCCATTGAGGCTGTTGTCAAGCAGTTAGCAGAAAGCAAGGACCTGAAACTGGGCAAAGTCGCCCAGCCTTTGCGCGCTGCTTTAACAGGCTCCAATTCTTCACCGGGCATTTTTGAAGTTATGCATGTGCTCGGCAAACCCGAAACGCTGAACCGTCTCAAAAAATTCGAGGCGGCATAACAGCAATAAAAAACATCGGGAAACTTTAGTCTGTTTGCGCTTTGTGCGCTGCGGCATTATGCTGCACACAATCGAAAACCATGTTCGTTAACAGGGAAGGAAAAAAGTCATGGCTCAAAATTCCAAGACTTCCCATACCGTGACGCTAACCGACAACTCCAACGGCAAGTCGTACGAGCTTCCGGTTCTTGAGGGAAATATTGGACCGTCGGTCATCGATATCCGCAAACTTTATGCTGATACCGGTTACTTCACCTATGACCCCGGCTTTACCTCGACTGGTAGCTGTGAATCGACGATCACCTATATCGATGGCGACAAGGGTATCCTGCGTCACCGTGGCTATGCGATCGACGATCTGGCTGAAAAAGCTGACTTCCTTGAAGTTTGCTACCTGCTGCTGTACGGCAACCTGCCGAACACCGCAGAACGTGACAAATTCCGTGGCGACATCACCATGCACACCATGGTGCATGAACAGATGCGCAACTTCTATAACGGCTTCCGTCGTGACGCCCACCCGATGGCAATCATGTGCGGTTCTGTTGGTGCGATGTCTGCTTTCTATCATGACAGTACCGACATCAGCGACCCGAACCAGCGCCTGATTTCGGCTTATCGCCTGATCGCGAAAATGCCGACGATCGCTGCTATGGCGTACAAATACTCCATCGGCCAGCCGTTCCAGTACCCGAACAACAACCTTTCATATGCAGAAAACTTCCTGTCTATGATGTTTGGTGTTCCGTGTGAGAAATACGAAGTTAACCCGGTTCTGGCAAAAGCAATGGATCGTATCCTGATCCTCCATGCTGACCATGAACAGAATGCTTCGACCTCGACCGTTCGTCTGGCCGGTTCTTCGGGTGCGAACCCGTTTGCCTGTATTGCTGCTGGTATTGCCTCGCTTTGGGGTCCGGCACATGGCGGTGCGAACGAAGCCGTTCTGAAGATGCTCAACCAGATCGGTGATGTGAAAAACATTCCCGAGTTCGTGAACAAAGCCAAAGACAAGAACGATCCGTTCCGTCTGATGGGCTTTGGTCACCGGGTTTACAAAAACTATGACCCGCGCGCCAAAGTTATGCAGGCGACCTGCCATGAAGTTCTTAAGGAACTCAATGTTCAGGATCCGCTTCTTGACGTTGCACAGGAACTTGAACGCATCGCTCGCGAAGACGATTACTTCGTCGAAAAGAAACTGTACCCGAACGTCGATTTCTATTCGGGCATCATTTTCAAGGCGATGGGCATTCCGGAAAGCATGTTCACCGTTCTGTTCGCAGTCGCCCGTACGGTTGGCTGGATTGCCCAGTGGAAGGAAATGATCGAAGATCCTTCACAGAAAATCGGCCGTCCGCGTCAGCTGTTCACCGGCGATGTCGAACGCGAATTCAAGGAAGTCGATGCCCGTTAATCACGGTTTGCATCCCTTCCTGCTCAGCTTCCATAGCTGATCGCAGATCTCAAGCTCCCTGCCCCACGGCAGGGAGTTTTTTTATCGCCCACCTTCGGGGCAACAAAAAAGCCCCCGCCTGATGACGGGAGCTTTGTCTGTATGATTGGGTATTCTGCCTATTCAGCGAAATGCTGATTACCAGCTACCGGTATTTTCCATGCTGGCCCAGGGCTCTGCCGGTGCCAGTGATTCGCCCTGCTGAAGCAGTTCGATGGAAATACCATCGGGCGAACGAACAAACGCCATATGCCCGTCACGGGGCGGACGATTGATGGTCACACCTGCATACATCAGCTTCTGGCACAGGGCATAAATGTCTTCGACTTCATAGGCCAGATGGCCAAAATTGCGACCACCGGTATATTCTTCCGGATCCCAGTTATAGGTCAGTTCCAGTTCCGGCATTTTGTTTGCTTTGGCACTGGGCACATCATGGGGCGGTGCAAGATAGATCAGGGTGAAACGGCCTTTTTCACTTTCGTGACGGCGGGTTTCGTCCATGCCCAGCAAGTTGCAATAAAAGTTAAGGGAGGCATCAACGTCTTTGACGCGAACCATCGTATGCAAATAACGCATTAAACCAGTCTCCGGTTTGAACCTTGGAATGGGGGAAAACTAATGCAAATCCACGGGCTTGAGAACCGGCAAGTTGCAAAACTTTTACCAGCAGGCCTAACGTTATTTTGGTCGCTGCTGTTTGCCCTGTTGCGCGATCTCTAAAACAACGCTTGCTGCCTTATCGCTTGGCGGCGTCTGCCCAAACCCCAAAAGCGTCGTTGCCTCATCAAACCCGGCAAGCTGTTCATCGCGCCGTTCGCCCAAATCATTCAGCTTTTTCATCGCGTGATAAAGCTTATCTGCCGTGCAGTCTTCCTGCAGATATTCCGGCACCAGTTTCCGCCCCAGGACCAGATTGATGATGGTAACAGTATCAACCTTCAACAACTTCCGCGCCAGCCAGGCACTCGTGGCACTAACGCGATAGCCAATGACATGCGGAACACCGACAATGCCAAGCTCCAGCGATACGGTGCCAGACGCTGCCAAAGCCGCATGAGCGCAACTAAAAGCATCGCGCCGTTCCTGATCCGTTGCGACAACAACGGTCTTTACAGGCCATTCTGACGTAACCTGGCGCACTGTATCTTCTACCTTGCTAACCGTTGGCATGACAAAACAGGCATCGGGGTCATCATTTGCCAGTCGCACCACAACATCGCGAAAAACCGGCAACAGCCGCGAAACTTCGGAATGGCGGCTGCCCGGCAGAATAGCGATCACTTTTTGATCTGCTGTCAGCCCATGCTGAGCCCGAAACCGCCCGGCATCGCCGCCATGCCGTTCTTCGACAGCCGAATGACCAATAAATGTGGTTGCAAGGCCCTCGCGCTCAAAGTAAGGCGGCTCAAAGGGCAGCAAAGCCAGCAAATGATCCAGGAATTTTGCAATTTTGCGCGCCCTGCCCGGCCGCCAGGCCCAAACAGAAGGCGCAACATAATGCACCAGCGGAATCCCCGCAGTGGCCAGTTTCTTGCCAACACGAAAACTGAAATCAGGTGCGTCTATCGTCACCACAACATCCGGGCGCTCTGCCAGGGCCAGATCTGCAGTTTCACGAATACGGCGCAACAGCCGCGGGATATGGGGGATAATTTCAGCCAGGCCCATAACCGACATTTCATTCATCGAAAACAGGCTTTGCATCCCCTCGCCAATCATGCGCGGGCCACCAACACCAATAAACGTAATATTAGCGTGTTGCCGCTTGAGAGCCGCCATCAACCGCCCGCCCAACTGGTCGCCCGAAGCCTCGCCAGCAACCAGCATGATTTTCAGGGGTCGAGACGCAGCCGATCCTGAAGTGATCGATGATGTCGCAACGGCAAAATCACCAGAAGGACTATGCAAATCATCAGTCATGGTCAGCACCGCCACGATCAGGCAGACCAATCAGGAAAATCCCAAGCTCATCGGCTTTTGCGATAACATTTTTACGGTCAATGATCATGGTACCGCCTGCCTGAACAGCAATGCCTGATAACCCTGCTGCATGTGCCTGCTCGACAGTTGTTACGCCAATCGCAGGCAAATCAAGACGGCGATCCTGCTGAGGTTTACTGGTTTTCACCAAAACACCACCCACACCAGGCCGGGCGTAACCTGCTGAACGACGGATCATTTCATCCGTCCCTTCAATCGCCTCGACAGCAAGGACCAGCCCCTGCTGCACAATGCATCCCTGCCCGACATCAACACTGCCCAAAACCCTGGCAATTTCCTGACCGCGCCGGGCATCACTTAATGCCTGGTCACTGGGTTCTACCGCACCCAGCGTCCCTTCCGGCGCGACCAGATCAGCCATAATTTCGTGGGCACCGACAAGGCGGAAACCGTCCCGTTCAAGTTCCTGGCCGATAATGCGTAAAAGCCCGTCATCGCCAAGTGACTTCAGGCCAATTTTAGCCAGCAGCTTGGCAGCCCGTAAATCAGGGCGGATAGAAGCAAATGACGGCCGTTTGACCTTACCCGCCAGCACAACATCAACACACCCTTCGGCCTTCAGACGCGACAGGATTTTACCCGCTGCGCCAATACGAATGGTTTCATAGGGCGCGCCAATGGTTTCAGGGGTGTCGCAATGACCGTCAAGCGCAATAACGAACACCGCCCGCCCCGACGCTTTGGCTGCGTCGACAAGGCGGGCGGGAAGATCACCACCACCAGCTATCAGGCCAATTTTACCCTGCGGAGCTGTCATATTTCGGGGTACAGACGGAGCGTGTGCTCTCTGCTTTCAAAAAGTTGATAATTTCCATGACAGGGCCGACATCGGCAAAGTCTTTGGCGACTTCTTCAACACGTTCGGCAAGTGTCCCCTCATGGGCAAAGACCAGACGATATGCCTTGCGCAGAGAATGGATCGTTTCACGATCAAACCCGCGACGCTTCAGACCAACGATGTTAAGGCCCGACAGATAGGCACGGTTACCAATAACCGACCCATAAGGGATAACGTCGCTTTCAACACCGGTCATGCCACCAATCATGGCGTGGCGGCCGATACGCACAAACTGGTGAACAGCCGACAAACCACCAACAATGGCGAAATCGTCCACATGAACGTGCCCGGCAAGCGTTGCGTTATTGACCAGAATACAGTGGTTGCCCACCATGCAGTCATGGCCAACATGGGCACCCGCCATGACAAGGCAATCGTCACCCACGGAAGTCAGCATGCCGCCGCCTTCGGTACCCGGGTTCATCGTCACGCCTTCGCGAATCTTGACCCGTTTACCTACGACAAGGCGGGATGCTTCACCCTTGAATTTCAGGTCCTGCGGCGCATGACCGATCGAGGCAAAGGGAAAAACCACACCATCTTCGCCGATTGTCGTGTTACCCGCGACAACCACATGCGAGTGCAGTTTCACCCGGTCCCCCAGAACTACCGAAGCGCCCACCATGCTATAGGGGCCGATTTCGACATCCTGACCGAGCTGCGCACCGTCTTCGACAATTGCTGTCGGATGCACGTTTGCCATTATC
The window above is part of the Thalassospira marina genome. Proteins encoded here:
- the lpxA gene encoding acyl-ACP--UDP-N-acetylglucosamine O-acyltransferase; translation: MANVHPTAIVEDGAQLGQDVEIGPYSMVGASVVLGDRVKLHSHVVVAGNTTIGEDGVVFPFASIGHAPQDLKFKGEASRLVVGKRVKIREGVTMNPGTEGGGMLTSVGDDCLVMAGAHVGHDCMVGNHCILVNNATLAGHVHVDDFAIVGGLSAVHQFVRIGRHAMIGGMTGVESDVIPYGSVIGNRAYLSGLNIVGLKRRGFDRETIHSLRKAYRLVFAHEGTLAERVEEVAKDFADVGPVMEIINFLKAESTRSVCTPKYDSSAG